The window TGATGCGCAAACCTCATACCTTGTAAAAGACATCCCTTGGGAGCAACTCACTCACATTAACTATGCGTTTGTGAGTATTGGTGCTGATGGCAACGTGAATATCGGAGACGTTAATGACCCGACTAATCCAGCAGTGGGTATGGAGTGGAACAACGTTGAAATTGATCCAGCATTAGGTTTTAAAGGGCATTTTGGTGCACTCGCGACAGCCAAAGCTAAGCATGATGTGAAAACGCTCATTTCAATCGGTGGGTGGGCTGAAACAGGCGGTCACTTTGGTCCAAACGGTGATCGTATTGCCGATGGTGGCTTCTACACCATGACAACCAATGCCGATGGCAGCATAAACCATGCTGGCATCGAAAAATTTGCAACATCTGCAGTTGAAATGATTCGTAAATACAAGTTCGATGGTGTCGATGTCGATTACGAATACCCAACCAGTATGTCGGGCGCTGGTAATCCTGACGATATAATTTTTGCCGAAGCTCGCCGCCCTTACCTCATGCGTTCATACCATGAGTTAATGCGTGTACTGCGTGAAAAATTAGATAAAGCCAGTGCTAATGATGGCATTCACTATATGCTAACCATCGCTGCTCCATCTTCTGGCTACTTGTTACGCGGTATGGAAACAATGGAGATCACTAGTATCTCGATTATGTCAATATCATGTCTTATGATCTGCACGGAGCATGGAATGAACACGTAGGTCATAACGCAGCCCTTTACGACACAGGTAAAGATTCAGAGCTTGCTATGTGGAGTGTCTATGACACTGCAGCTTATGGTGGTATTGGTTACCTGAATACTGACTGGGCATATCACTACTTCCGAGGCTCAATGCCTGCAGGGCGCATTAATATTGGGGTTCCATATTATACGCGTGGTTGGCAAGGTGTCACAGGCGGAAATAATGGGCTTTGGGGTAAAGCACCACTGCCTAATCAAGCAGAATGTTTAGCGGGTACAGGTGAAGGCGAGAAAAATAAATGCGGCAATGGTGCAATGGGCATTGATAACTTGTGGCACGACAAAGGGGCTGCCGGTAATGAAATGGGCGCAGGCTCGAATCCAATGTGGCATGCAATGAACTTAGCACAAGGCATTTACGGTACTTACACGGCAGCTTATGGGCTCACGCCATCGAGTAATCCACTTGTGGGCACTTACGCGCGCAATTACGATGAAGTGGCTGTTGCGCCTTGGTTATGGAATGCCGAGAAGAAAGTATTCCTATCTACTGAAGATAAAGAGTCCATTAACGTTAAAGCTAATTACATCGTCGATAAAGAGATCGGTGGCATCATGTTCTGGGAGCTAGCAGGTGACTATAACTGCTATGTGCTCGATGCTAATGGCCAACGTACCAGTATTGATGCAACAGAAAATGCCTGTAAGACCGGAAATGGCGAATACCATATGGGTAACACAATGACAAAAGCTATCTATGATAAGTTTAAGTCTGCTACACCGTATGGAAATACTGTCGCAACAGGTCCGATACCAACAGAAGCCGTCGATATTACAGTATCAATCAGTGGCTTTAAGGTGGGCGATAAAAACTACCCTATCAACCCTAAGTTAACCTTTACGAACAACACTGGATCTGAACTTCCTGGTGGAACGGAATTCCAATTTGATATTCCAACATCAGCGCCAGATAACGCAACCGATCAATCTGGTGGTGGTTTAGCGGTTATAGCATCAGGACACGTTGCTGCGAATAACATTGGCGGACTACAAGGTGAAATGCACCGTGTTGCCTTTACCCTACCGTCTTGGAAAAATTTACCCAATGGCGGCACGTACGAGCTGGATATGGTTTATTACCTCCCAATATCTGGACCTGCTAATTATGCCGTTAACATTAACGGTAAAGAATATGCACTCAAGTTTGAATATCCAGATCTACCGCTAGGTGATATTGGCTCAGGAAGTGGTGGTAATGGCGGCGACTGTAATATTACAGGCATCAACACTTACCCTAACTGGCCACAAATAGATTCGGGCGGTCAGCCTAGCCACGCTAATCAAGGAGACAAAATCATTCATAACGGCGTAATCTACCAAGCAAACTGGTGGACAAGCTCAACACCTGGAGGCGATGGCAGCTGGGCAACGGTTTGCTCAATTTAAGCTAATCGACATCATTAATTTGAAGCGCAGATAGTATCTGCGCTTTCATTTACAAAACAAACAAACAATCAAACAACCAATCATCGGCAAAACTTAGAAAAAATGAGATATTGTGCTCATTTTTTCGCCAAACAGTTCAACGGGCTATTTTTAACGTTGTTAGATAAATACAGATAATTTTATTAATAAATAACAACACTTTATAATGCGAAACTGAAACTTTGCTTCACCTTTATATTCAATTTCGCAACCTTGGGTTTAAAGCCTAATTAAACGATGTTTAGTAAATAAGCGTCTGTTATTAAATTAATTATTACACCATTATCTCAAACAACGCTTATTTAGTGAAAAATATTATATACACCTCTTTACGCTTTAAGCACTAAAATTTATTATTTTTTATGTTAAAGTCTGCATCCCGTTAACACAAAGAATAAAAAGAGTGTTCAGTAAGTAAAATGAAAAAAGCAATTTGCCTATGCATTTTGATTTTCTTTTATTTGCCTATTCAGGCATCTGCAAGTAATGTCAAAAGTAGTTCATATTCTAATAATAATGCTGATATTGTAGTACAGTACGTTTACAAGAAGACAAAGCTTGAAGGCGTTGTTGATTATGCAATTTTCAAACAAGGATTTAACGCATACACCAATACTAAGGGAAAAAAGAAGTCGCTACTTACGATCATTGATTACAGTAAGCCTTCAACTGAAAAAAGATTCTTTGTTATTGATTTAAAAAACCATACATTACTGTACAACACGTATGTTTCTCATGGTGTAAACAGCGGTGGTAAAATGGCGAAAAATTTCTCTAATACTGTTGATTCAAGAAAAAGCTCGTTAGGTACATATCTAACGTCAACGACC is drawn from Photobacterium profundum SS9 and contains these coding sequences:
- a CDS encoding murein L,D-transpeptidase catalytic domain family protein produces the protein MKKAICLCILIFFYLPIQASASNVKSSSYSNNNADIVVQYVYKKTKLEGVVDYAIFKQGFNAYTNTKGKKKSLLTIIDYSKPSTEKRFFVIDLKNHTLLYNTYVSHGVNSGGKMAKNFSNTVDSRKSSLGTYLTSTTYNGGNGYSLKLDGLTAGINDNARRRYIVIHGADYATETFIKRNGYLGRSWGCPALPKKLSKKIIDTIKNGSVIFAHA